In a single window of the Elaeis guineensis isolate ETL-2024a chromosome 4, EG11, whole genome shotgun sequence genome:
- the LOC105044280 gene encoding uncharacterized protein → MDSREQDGGAMSGVIEDLTSVHQGKRPNLSIEIPPRSMGVSSMNLVKKYIPSTPGSVSTRVNNLPTCSPASARIQASPCSSSSKARPSIKNLLPGLSFKFRSSALEIEKDDVQVLEASSGGRREKPSVLRSFSFTKIFSPTVRRTSSLPTDPPEVLDDNTFHEASVNDSISLEKKEFQRHISRSLSLPSNAKSIKTRSIKRMDSLGGVLRVIPSTPQVVGTSAAVPEVITAVDCEIGDDGEDIPEEEAVCRICMIELSEGSDTLKLECNCKGDLALAHQECAMKWFSIKGNRNCEVCKQEVQNLPVTLLRIRSVQTSATRTGNTSNQTTVYRYRFWHDMPILVIVSMLAYFCFLEQLLVADNGTAALAISLPFSCILGLFASLTSSTMVMKRYIWVYAAVQFLLVVFFAHLFYSYFHMQTVISIILATFAGFGVAMSVSSLVVELLRWRRRWLAGSENHRRSQGTGPTPRPVTSTNHPHPTAELDGVNIEIPVMSQA, encoded by the exons gATGGTGGTGCAATGAGCGGAGTAATTGAAGATCTTACATCTGTTCACCAAGGAAAACGACCTAACCTTTCCATTGAGATACCCCCAAGAAGTATGGGAGTTTCCTCTATGAATTTAGTGAAAAAATATATACCTTCAACACCTGGTTCTGTTTCCACTAGAGTGAATAATCTCCCCACATGCAGTCCTGCATCTGCAAGAATACAGGCTTCACCATGTTCATCTTCATCTAAAGCTAGaccctccataaaaaatctcctcccAGGATTAAGCTTCAAGTTTCGCAGTTCagctttggaaattgagaaagatGATGTTCAAGTTCTGGAGGCATCATCTGGAGGAAGGCGAGAGAAACCTTCTGTCCTGAGGTCATTTTCTTTTACAAAGATATTCAGCCCTACTGTGAGAAGAACATCGTCCCTACCAACTGACCCACCCGAAGTTCTAGATGACAATACTTTCCATGAAGCTAGTGTAAATGATAGCATCTCCTTGGAA AAAAAAGAATTTCAACGGCATATTTCTCGTTCACTTTCGCTACCCTCAAATGCTAAAAGTATCAAAACAAGGAGTATTAAAAGGATGGATTCTTTAGGCGGTGTACTTCGAGTAATTCCTTCTACGCCACAAGTAGTGGGCACCAGTGCTGCTGTGCCAGAGGTCATCACTGCTGTAGATTGTG AAATTGGTGATGATGGTGAGGATATACCTGAGGAAGAGGCTGTTTGTCGAATTTGTATGATTGAGCTGAGTGAGGGAAGTGATACTCTTAAATTGGAATGTAACTGCAAGGGTGACCTTGCTCTAGCCCATCAAGAATGTGCTATGAAGTGGTTTAGCATCAAGGGTAATAGAAATTGTGAAGTTTGTAAGCAAGAGGTTCAGAACCTACCTGTTACCCTGTTACGGATACGAAGTGTTCAGACATCTGCTACACGCACTGGTAATACCTCAAATCAAACAACGGTGTATAGATACAG GTTCTGGCATGACATGCCTATCCTCGTAATTGTAAGCATGCTTGCCTACTTTTGCTTCCTCGAACAACTGTTG GTTGCAGACAATGGTACTGCTGCTCTAGCCATCTCTTTGCCTTTTTCTTGCATCTTGGGTCTTTTTGCATCTCTGACTTCATCCACAATGG TGATGAAGCGATATATTTGGGTCTATGCAGCAGTTCAGTTTCTGCTGGTTGTTTTCTTTGCTCATCTTTTCTACTCATAT TTTCATATGCAAACTGTCATATCTATCATCCTTGCCACGTTTGCTGGATTTGGCGTTGCAATGAGTGTGAGTTCTCTTGTTGTTGAGTTATTGAGATGGAGGAGAAGATGGCTGGCTGGCTCAGAAAACCATCGTAGATCTCAAGGGACGGGGCCAACTCCTCGACCAGTGACAAGCACCAACCATCCACATCCAACTGCTGAACTAGATGGAGTTAATATTGAAATTCCAGTCATGTCTCAGGCCTGA